The proteins below come from a single Oncorhynchus gorbuscha isolate QuinsamMale2020 ecotype Even-year linkage group LG12, OgorEven_v1.0, whole genome shotgun sequence genomic window:
- the LOC123991635 gene encoding uncharacterized protein LOC123991635, with product MDVPQLGPIQDWIALQRTHERLIMEAGQLAEPTSTDDMINPNYLLAGGSYGAYQFSNTCVIDSILAGIHVLAKMYPQIRDLFTRDNKINAVIRFLDFAKVNEAKALWLINLSLRKGKNLMQNAFVDIRGYVRDHLSNFIELVCASFDYDDSQSSSTPCDTVLNNILRKFEDYGEVKPLGTSRHEPKLILVDIDDRMCILPPLSITDDYERTYELQFLLMGQSTPLSNHMVLFLSTQLTGRWMIYDNMKAPLVQDIGVSELQRATERDKYVSYLAAYVKKE from the exons ATGGATGTACCACAATTAGG ACCCATCCAAGACTGGATAGCTCTTCAGAGGACACATGAACGTTTAATTATGGAAG CTGGGCAGTTGGCAGAACCCACCAG CACTGATGATATGATTAACCCTAATTACCTATTGGCTGGGGGAAGCTATGGTGCATACCAGTTCAGCAATACTTGTGTTATAGACTCCATTTTGGCTGGAATTCATGTTCTTGCCAAAATGTATCCCCAAATTCGAGATTTGTTCACGAGGGATAACAAAATCAATGCGGTTATACGTTTCCTAGACTTCGCCAAGGTCAATGAGGCAAAGGCACTGTGGCTTATTAACTTGAGCCTTCGTAAGGGAAAAAACCTCATGCAAAATGCATTTGTAGATATCAGAGGTTATGTTAGAGACCACTTGTCAAACTTCATTGAGCTGGTATGTGCCAGCTTCGACTATGATGACTCGCAATCAAGCTCCACACCATGTGACACAGTTCTCAACAACATATTGAG GAAGTTTGAGGATTACGGTGAGGTAAAACCCTTAGGAACTTCTCGTCATGAACCCAAACTCATCCTGGTAGACATTGATGACCGGATGTGtatcctacctcccctctccatcacGGATGATTATGAAAG GACATACGAGCTCCAGTTCCTGCTGATGGGACAGAGTACACCCCTGTCCAACCACATGGTCCTATTCCTGTCCACTCAGCTGACTGGCAGATGGATGATCTATGACAACATGAAAGCACCCCTGGTCCAGGACATTGGTGTGAGTGAACtacagagagctacagagagggACAAGTATGTTTCCTATCTTGCTGCTTATGTGAAGAAAGAATAA